Proteins from one Camelina sativa cultivar DH55 chromosome 8, Cs, whole genome shotgun sequence genomic window:
- the LOC104706161 gene encoding protein GPR107-like isoform X1 translates to MTKMPFSVVVVVFFLLFSAAPSMAEIKSLVISDDARPMILFEKFGFTHTGHVTVSISSVSVVSTSSDPNPEPSRLGFFLLSEESLLQVLLEIQQNPRFCVLDSHYVTHLFTFRDLSPPPNSRFNQSYPVTSPNEYSLFFANCVPETKVSMAVRTEMYNKDPNGSKDYLPAGSTQLPTLYSFFFLCYVAFLGFWSYTCYTNKLTVHRIHLLMGGLLLIKSLNLICAAEDKHYVKITGTPHGWDILFYIFQFIRVVLLFTVIILIGTGWSFLKPFLQEKEKNVLIIVIPLQVLANIASIVIGETGPFIKDWVTWNQVFLLVDIICCCAIIFPIVWSIRSLRETSKTDGKAARNLSKLTLFRQFYIVVIGYLYFTRIVVFALKTIAAYKYQWVSFAAEEIVSLVFYVIMFHMFRPEEKNEYFAVDDDEEEAAALALRDEEFEL, encoded by the coding sequence ATGACGAAAATGCCCTtctccgtcgtcgtcgtcgtcttcttcctcctcttctcgGCCGCACCTTCAATGGCGGAGATCAAATCCCTCGTCATCTCCGACGACGCACGTCCGATGATCCTCTTCGAGAAATTCGGATTCACACACACAGGCCACGTAACCGTCTCAATCTCATCCGTCTCCGTCGTCTCCACCTCCTCAGATCCGAATCCAGAGCCTTCGCGTCTCGGATTCTTCCTCCTCTCGGAAGAGTCACTTCTCCAGGTCCTCCTCGAGATCCAGCAGAACCCTAGATTCTGCGTCCTCGATTCGCACTACGTCACTCATCTCTTCACGTTCAGAGATCTGTCACCACCTCCGAACTCCAGATTCAACCAATCTTACCCAGTCACTTCCCCTAACGAGTACTCTCTCTTCTTCGCCAATTGCGTCCCCGAAACCAAAGTATCCATGGCGGTTCGAACGGAGATGTATAACAAAGATCCCAACGGATCTAAAGACTATTTACCAGCTGGATCTACTCAATTGCCTACTCTatactccttcttcttcctctgctacGTTGCTTTCCTCGGTTTCTGGAGCTACACTTGCTACACGAACAAACTAACCGTTCATCGGATCCATCTCCTCATGGGAGGTTTGCTTTTAATCAAATCGTTGAATCTGATCTGTGCAGCTGAAGATAAACATTACGTGAAGATCACTGGAACGCCTCATGGATGGGATATACTCTTTTACATCTTCCAGTTCATCCgtgttgttcttctcttcaCCGTGATCATCTTGATCGGAACTGGCTGGTCGTTTTTGAAACCTTTCTTgcaggagaaagagaagaatgtTTTGATCATTGTGATCCCGCTTCAGGTATTAGCCAACATTGCTTCCATTGTGATTGGTGAAACTGGACCTTTTATCAAAGATTGGGTTACTTGGAACCAAGTGTTTCTGCTCGTTGATATCATCTGTTGCTGTGCGATCATCTTCCCTATCGTTTGGTCTATTCGATCTTTGAGGGAGACTTCGAAAACCGATGGGAAAGCTGCGAGGAACTTGTCGAAGCTCACGTTGTTTAGACAGTTCTATATTGTTGTCATTGGGTATCTTTACTTCACGAGAATCGTGGTGTTTGCGCTTAAAACGATTGCGGCTTATAAGTACCAGTGGGTGAGTTTTGCAGCAGAGGAGATTGTGAGTTTGGTGTTCTATGTGATCATGTTTCATATGTTTAGGCCTGAGGAGAAGAATGAGTACTTtgctgttgatgatgatgaagaagaagctgctgcTTTGGCCCTTAGGGATGAAGAGTTTGAGCTTTAG
- the LOC109125875 gene encoding uncharacterized protein LOC109125875, with protein sequence MALPSSSLMDNLIIEEREEVMVSSENGGKGRCLSKAHFLKPFPTSIDGSVTVAKLPRRADTSLQLETSRDFFSGFWLAERHFVSWLGKMEALYKPIWKKAGIFEAIKASTYNITKSPSLIFSVSEKWCSETKSFIFPWGEATITLEDVTVLLGFSVLGYPAFAPLDTSEMRASAAKLEKFRLKKAFRGERVSLRSWKSIFFGRGDQMEHEAFLVLWLSFFVFPARARRCISKHVIPIAVRLARGERIALA encoded by the coding sequence ATGGCATtgccatcatcatcactaatggATAATCTCATAAtcgaagagagagaagaagttatGGTCTCTTCTGAGAACGGCGGCAAAGGCCGTTGCTTGAGTAAAGCCCATTTCCTTAAACCCTTTCCGACCTCCATTGATGGCTCTGTTACTGTAGCCAAGCTTCCCCGTCGCGCTGATACTTCTCTGCAGCTAGAGACTTCAAGGGATTTCTTCTCTGGGTTTTGGTTGGCAGAGCGTCATTTCGTATCTTGGCTTGGAAAAATGGAAGCTTTGTATAAACCCATTTGGAAAAAAGCTGGGATTTTTGAGGCAATCAAGGCATCTACTTACAATATCACGAAAAGCCCGTCTCTGATCTTCTCCGTTTCCGAGAAATGGTGTTCCGAAACCAAATCTTTCATCTTCCCATGGGGTGAAGCGACGATTACGTTAGAGGATGTAACGGTGCTTCTAGGGTTTTCTGTTTTGGGTTATCCTGCTTTTGCTCCTTTAGATACCTCAGAGATGAGAGCTTCCGCAGCGAAACTTGAGAAATTTAGACTAAAGAAAGCTTTCAGAGGTGAGAGAGTGAGCTTAAGATCATGGAAATCGATCTTCTTTGGTAGAGGTGATCAGATGGAGCATGAAGCTTTTCTTGTTCTGTGGCTTTCGTTTTTCGTTTTTCCAGCTAGAGCTCGTCGTTGTATTTCCAAACATGTTATCCCAATCGCTGTTCGTTTAGCTAGAGGTGAAAGGATTGCTCTTGCC
- the LOC104706161 gene encoding protein GPR107-like isoform X2, with the protein MTKMPFSVVVVVFFLLFSAAPSMAEIKSLVISDDARPMILFEKFGFTHTGHVTVSISSVSVVSTSSDPNPEPSRLGFFLLSEESLLQVLLEIQQNPRFCVLDSHYVTHLFTFRDLSPPPNSRFNQSYPVTSPNEYSLFFANCVPETKVSMAVRTEMYNKDPNGSKDYLPAGSTQLPTLYSFFFLCYVAFLGFWSYTCYTNKLTVHRIHLLMGGLLLIKSLNLICAAEDKHYVKITGTPHGWDILFYIFQFIRVVLLFTVIILIGTGWSFLKPFLQEKEKNVLIIVIPLQVLANIASIVIGETGPFIKDWVTWNQVFLLVDIICCCAIIFPIVWSIRSLRETSKTDGKAARNLSKLTLFRQFYIVVIGYLYFTRIVVFALKTIAAYKYQWVSFAAEEIVSLVFYVIMFHMFRPEEKNEYFAVDDDEEEAAALALRDEEFEL; encoded by the exons ATGACGAAAATGCCCTtctccgtcgtcgtcgtcgtcttcttcctcctcttctcgGCCGCACCTTCAATGGCGGAGATCAAATCCCTCGTCATCTCCGACGACGCACGTCCGATGATCCTCTTCGAGAAATTCGGATTCACACACACAGGCCACGTAACCGTCTCAATCTCATCCGTCTCCGTCGTCTCCACCTCCTCAGATCCGAATCCAGAGCCTTCGCGTCTCGGATTCTTCCTCCTCTCGGAAGAGTCACTTCTCCAGGTCCTCCTCGAGATCCAGCAGAACCCTAGATTCTGCGTCCTCGATTCGCACTACGTCACTCATCTCTTCACGTTCAGAGATCTGTCACCACCTCCGAACTCCAGATTCAACCAATCTTACCCAGTCACTTCCCCTAACGAGTACTCTCTCTTCTTCGCCAATTGCGTCCCCGAAACCAAAGTATCCATGGCGGTTCGAACGGAGATGTATAACAAAGATCCCAACGGATCTAAAGACTATTTACCAGCTGGATCTACTCAATTGCCTACTCTatactccttcttcttcctctgctacGTTGCTTTCCTCGGTTTCTGGAGCTACACTTGCTACACGAACAAACTAACCGTTCATCGGATCCATCTCCTCATGGGAGGTTTGCTTTTAATCAAATCGTTGAATCTGATCTGTGCAGCTGAAGATAAACATTACGTGAAGATCACTGGAACGCCTCATGGATGGGATATACTCTTTTACATCTTCCAGTTCATCCgtgttgttcttctcttcaCCGTGATCATCTTGATCGGAACTGGCTGGTCGTTTTTGAAACCTTTCTTgcaggagaaagagaagaatgtTTTGATCATTGTGATCCCGCTTCAGGTATTAGCCAACATTGCTTCCATTGTGATTGGTGAAACTGGACCTTTTATCAAAGATTGGGTTACTTGGAACCAAGTGTTTCTGCTCGTTGATATCATCTGTTGCTGTGCGATCATCTTCCCTATCGTTTGGTCTATTCGATCTTTGAGGGAGACTTCGAAAACCGATGGGAAAGCTGCGAGGAACTTGTCGAAGCTCACGTTGTTTAGACAGTTCTATATTGTTGTCATTGGGTATCTTTACTTCACGAGAATCGTGGTGTTTGCGCTTAAAACGATTGCGGCTTATAAGTACCAGTGGGTGAGTTTTGCAGCAGAGGAGATTGTGAGTTTG GTGTTCTATGTGATCATGTTTCATATGTTTAGGCCTGAGGAGAAGAATGAGTACTTtgctgttgatgatgatgaagaagaagctgctgcTTTGGCCCTTAGGGATGAAGAGTTTGAGCTTTAG